AGCATGATCCTAAATTAACTCTAGAAGCCAAACAACTAAGTATTAAGCTATATATCACACTATTGGTGTATGTTGCTTGAGCAGACCTCGGGATTCTCTCCTTTCTGTTCATGAATGACTTTGAGCTTTTCCAGCCACGAGCCTCCTCTAACTTTCCAGCTGCTCATCCCTCCTCTAAGACCTgggattttttattattattattttttttttgttgggggggggtgggggggatTAAGTGGACCtgagattttttatttataattttttggcCAAGTAGCCAAGAAAGAAATTTCTCGAAGATAAATGAGAGCCTCAAGCACAAAAGAGATCTGAATCCAATATCTGAGCCCAACATATCCTTTTCTCTCAGAGAGGTAAGTGCTCAAAACCATTGCCATGATACACTATTCATTCAAGTGCATGAGTCAGCACCAACGCGTGTAGAATAAACCTCCCCTTGATCCATGCCAAGACCCCCAGCAATTACCCTGTTCGTGTAGGTACTGCATACAACTTCCTCTTTCCTGTGTAGACCCTATAGTGACAAATTAATAACTTAATCACTGAACCAATGCAAAAACGGACAGATGACAAAAACAATGAGAGCCCAACTCCACCCTACATTTCATTGATCGTATGTATACTTAGtgcagaaagagagagaaagggaaaattaTACAAGGCTGAGTTATATTACCTTCATCAGTCTGGGTACACAAGGTTAAGGGGTACGACGAAAAAACTTTTTTCTCAAAGAGCAGCTTCCCAGACCTGATATTCCAAACCCGCAAACTGTGGTCTTCACCCCCTGATATGCACATATATAAGCAATAAAAAAGGTTTTTAACAAATTGAGGGGGGAATTAAGAAAAGATTCGCTTGCTGGAAGTCCAAAGTACAGTGGGACATGTGAAACTTGTCTTATGCTTAGCCAACAATACATTCCAGCTTTATCGAGGAATTGGGATAAAATCACTCAACTTCATCAAGGAATGAGGCTCAAAGGAAAAAGgctaaaatataaatttcagTGGCCTTCTAAGTAGATTAACCCGTCCCCAATCCAAAAGTTTAAGCTGATAGATTGGTAAACCCAAAAGCTCAAATCGACAGGTGGTGGATCTCATTCCCCTTATATTCCTAGATATTTCAAGTGTCAGACTTCAattccaacaaaaaaaaaccaaaatgaaaagaataagCACCTGACACAACAAACTTCTCAGATGGGTCAACTCCAAGCTGGATATGAGTATGCGTATTCACATGCCCCTCATAAGACTGCAGAGGTCCTCTTCCAAGTAGGCGTTGATCATACAGCTTGATCTGCGAATTAAATGGGCACCCACACATGAGACTCTCCAACCCTGTGCCTTCAAACCCCCTCCTCTCCCCtccccccccaccccccccaacaaaacaaaaaaaacaaaaaacaaaaaaagagaaaagaaaaccatctTCCCGTGTTTTTTTTCATGGGCAGCAATCCCTATACTAAATACACTTTGtaattctaaataaataaatgcagaacAACAGAGCAGAATGAAATGTGAAACTTACTGAACCATCCATGGAGCTTGCCAAGAAGTATTGGTCATACAGCTGGAGCGACAACAGACTAGAGTTCAAAAATCAGATCATCATTATGATACTGCAAGAGAACTTAATAAAATCGACACAAAACAGCTCCACTCGAATACACTAACCTGGAAACAGATTTTGGCATATAAGTAGTAGAAGTTGGATGTATGTTCCCATTGATCTGCACATCAGATTCATCGTATCATCATAATGTTCAACCTTATGACCAACTGCCATCTTTGCATAGTAGGGggacgaaaatagaaaagttatGAGATTGTGATTCAGCTAACTACTTCAAGCATAATCAGGTTAGATAATCTTGTCCTTTCCCTCTAGATGGGACCTGGTCATCTTTTCAACGTTCTCATACTGGGAAACTAATATACTCTTTGAGgtgaataaaaaattctcCTAGCCAGATCCTAAGACCTCAGGAAATGCTGAAGAATGCTTCATTTCCAATGTTTAGCAAATCAAATACGAGAACTTGAAGTAAAATGctttttaataattctttaAACCAGTCACAAAAGGTACATCAGTAAATCATAACACTACCTTAAACCATTTTCTGGTGGAGCTCCGATCATTTTTGTTAGAGGGTGTGCACGGTATTAGATGTTTCCTAAGCCTAGCAGAAGAGGCCCCTGGTCCTTCTCGGACGTCAACAGTCAGAATAGCCCCATTTCTGAGTCCACATAATACACCATTTCCctgaaatatgaaaaaaattagagtaaCAGTCTAAGTCCTACAAGAGGCTGATCCACAGAAACAATAAAACCAAAACTGAAGTTAACAGAGCACAAAACCCTGACTAAGGAGAATCTTAGAGAAGCATGTTCAACAATATTGGCTCTCGATTTCCAAGGCATCCACCTCCTGTGTTCAAAACTTTAGGATCTCTTTCTTGTTCTGCAATGTTCTTTAATGAAAGCGCACACCTACTGCTAATTCCCATCACAATTACACTCTTCCCTACTGCCAAGACAAATAGTCCATCTTTCACATTGTTATGCCAACTGATTACTAGGAGAAGACTGATTAAGTGAGTTGGTCAAAATCTTCCTTTTCTATGACCAAAGTGCAAAGTTTAATAGCAAGATAAATCTGAATCCTcattggatcaaattgaatcTTGAATATGGTATATTACCGACAGTTCAAATTGTTGTGCAAGAACATCACTTCCACTATGAAACACCCAGGATACTTTCCCGTTTTCCAAGTCTACTAACGCAGCTCCCCTATTTGTTCCTGCAATCAAAAGTAGAGATAGGTTAACAATCCAATATTAATTGACAAGCCCTCACTTGAAAAAGAAGTGATCAGAAGAGATTCTCAGCCCACATCACATCATAGAGATAACGAGATATTGTGATGAGTGGAAATTCAGAAAAACAGGCACAGCCCAAAAGCTATTCAACTGAAGGATGTCCTATCATCTAAAACTGTCTCATATTATGCCAgaaggagagagggagagagggagagaggagacTTGCCAACCACTGCTTGATTCTTCTTAGAGCTGCAATCTGCCGTCCATATGGTATAGTTGAAAGAAGCAACATTGTGGACCACTCCAAGGTAACTGTTGCGCGAATGAGGATCAAATGGATCAACTGGATTCAGAACAAAAACTGATCCACCAAACCTATCTGAGCCCAAAGTAGTTATACTGCCTCACATATTAAGGTCTTGCAGATAACAGATAGTCTTTACTTTGCCTGACCACCATAGGCAGGTGTTACTTGTTTTGGGAAGGCAGGGGAgggaaggaaggaaaaagaaaaacaaattcaAGAAAAGCAGATGAACATACTCTAAAGAATTTATGAACCAACAAAGATTGAAGGATACAGTGTATAGCTGGCTGTTGAACAAGGAGTACTAGTTACAGAGTAAGGCTTTCGCGGTGATCTAATGCGAGATATATCTGAAGATAATCTATGAAATGCTCCTGGAATTCTCCAAAGAGGAACAGGTGGTTTTGCCCATTTCTCGCTCTCGCTCTCTCCATTCTGAGGCCAAACTCGACTTGACATGCTTTTCACCCCATAGACAAGGTGTTCACCAGCTTTCCCAACCACATAGAAACTGAGGGAAAGAACCAGAATCCATAAACAGTAAATCTTACAATTCATCAAAGCATTAATTTTCGCTAAAACACTGACTTGTGCAACAAAAACACAACAGCAAGTAAATAATATCGTATTGTTGCCAAGAAGCTACAAAATGCAAAAGGAAAGGCACAAAGGGGGCTGCTACTTTGGGTATTACCTCAACAGACCATGAATGCTGCCCGCTAACAAAGCAGGAATTTGGGTTTCACCCTCTGGGGTGATCATATTGATAGGTATGATTTCTAAAGCACCCTCAGCAACATGGTCAGTCTCATCATAGCTCCACACCTGCAAAAAGTTTCAATTATAGGTGATTGAAGTCAGTGGAAGAaaagctttttcttttcttttctctttttcggTTTTTGGTATTGGTGGGGTTATGGTGTTTGCAGCTCCTTACTACTGTTACCTGAGGTTGAGAAACTTGGTTGTTCAGTATTTCGGTCTCAAAATGGCATGTCCATTTCTTCCCAGTCCTCAAATGTAAAGCGTTCCCATCCAACTCCCTGGCCTGCACAAGGGTCGAAATAGAGCTTCCGTTGGGACGGCActgcaccaaaaaaaaaagggggaagggggggggggataTATCTCTCAATTTGCAAGCAAGGATACAAACAAGCAGAGAAAGGCAGAAAGAAGGAACGCATAAGAAAAGGGGGCAGTGGGGGGCGGATTTACACGTCCACTGGTGGCGTCGGTGGCAGGCATTGAGGAGGCTGATGAAGGCTGCTTACGGGTGGAGTTGGAGCCTGGTATGGGGCCTTTGACTGGGAAGTATCTGTTCTTCTCTTCATCATAATAGAAACCTGGTATCTCTGCAACCACAACAACACCCATTCCATTTACTCACGACAAACCACCGCACCCcccataaataaaaatttatctaaTTCCAGCCTACTGACTAGTCCTTGTCGTCGTcgtataaataatatattcatcGTTCATTCTAAAGTACAAAAGAAACGAGAAAGATCCAACCTTTGGGCATGTCGACTTCTTGTTCttctacttcttcttctttcttctttcttctttctgcTGTGCTGCTGCCTGTTCTTCTACTTCTGCTTCTAAAGACTATCAAACCTCTCCTCTTTTGCTGGCCGCCGGCGCCAGAAACTGAGAAAGCGGGAGAAAGGAGGAGGAGTTGTCAGACCCAGATGGACTATCTGATGTCGCGTGGCGGCGTAATGGACCTTGGGCTTGATCTGGGCCTGGCTGGCCTTTGCGTTTTCGTTTTCCAAATttgctctttctttttttttttttttttgggtgacgAAACTGCCCTTCACCGTCAAATCAAATTCTGGTTCGACCCCAGACGCACGCAGCCGCGCGCATAGTCACGGTACAGCTacagtgagagagagagagatcctCCGCAACATCGGCAACCGGCAAGCATCAGCTGCTTTATTAGTTAGTGAAGTGATAGTGGACGCTCTCCTCCCTGCCTCCCTCTCACGCTCTGTTAACGAAACGATTGTTTGTCGTCCCACTCCCATCCCAGAAACATGATATTCATTGATGGGCGTCCGTTGATGTTGGCCTCTTCTTCGTCCTCGTCCCCTCACCCTCAGGTACTGctactcctcctcctccttcgcTTTGATTCTGATTCCCTTAACCCAACTTTGTCCGTCTTCCCTTCCCACCACATAGCTGTTTTTCATGACCTTTTAGAATCCAAGGTTTGcttattttgttgtttctgGCTGTAAAGTTTTGAGTTGAGTCCCTAATCTATTGCGACTAGACTAGACTAGACTAGACTGGTTTGTCTGGGCTGTAGATCTTTTGGCCGTTTGTTCGTGATGCATAGCTTTTGATTGATTTATTATGCAAAAGCAGCTCTGTTCCATGTTCCGTGGGATCTTCTTGTTGGAATTCCATTCGCCCTTAAATAGAATTCTACGCATATATCTCTATCAGAAACCTTACCTTGGGTCGAATTGAAGGCTTTCGTTAGCAGAGAAGAAGCGGCTCCATATGTATGTGCTCCAATTCCGCTCTTACTTAAGCTTGTAGAAGAACTCTGCCCCTATGGGTTGCAAATAtttgacttttatatatgtacgtgCTGTGCTGAGCTCTGCCTTGTATCTCTTCCTAGGAAAGAAAGCAAGTGGCAATTACAGCTGCATTATTCTTCTTGCTGCATTCTTGATTGTAGTGCATGGAATTCGTTTCTGGAACTGTTTGAGCTGTACATAAACTCAGTATCCCATCCTTGGACAGGGAATTGAAATCCTAAATGCTTTAATGGGGCACCCCACTGTGCTGTCCTCCTCACATGCATTCAAGGACATCCCAGAAAGGAAGTTTACTAGTTCAGAGGAGTCTTCTTCAGAGAGGCCTTCACAGCCCAACTTTGTTTACTTGTTTCAGAGAGAATATGCCGCGGTTGATCCAGCAATGGTTGATGTATGTTTAACCCTTGTGCTCACCTTACCttcattgcaattttatcatgaGCCATACCTCCATCTTATGTTGCGGAAGATGCACTGATCCATGTGTGCCTTCCTTGGTTCTATAAATACTCCATTAACTAGATACAAGTTTCTTTTTCCATCTTATGTAATAGTTTGTTGGCACCGATGAAGCAACGACATGTGTGGGCCTTGCAATCCGGAATCGCCAGAGCGGAATGTGAGaagctaattttttttttttttaacgatCTTCTAAAATACCATACAAGTTCTTACCCAGCATATTTAATgttaaaagtattttctttccctttcctttcTGAATCTCAGGACCTCTGTTGCCCATATGGACTCTCCAGATGTTGTCGAAATTGGCTTAACGCAGATGCTATCGCTAGTTGTCAATAATGGTTCGCGTGCTGAGTTAGATGTACTCTTGTTTAAATTCAAACGTACATATTCTATAGATTTTTTGATACACCCAGAGTCCTTGCAGTAACTACAGAAACTACATGAATATAGGTTCATCTGATTGGCGGTTTTGAAGATGCTCCTGCTGGTGTACGGCCTAGATCCATTACTTTGTGATCTTTTAGTGACATAAGTAATACTTCATGAAACAGTtattttaacttaaaaaaCATGAACTTTGCATGTGCAGGTTTCTAATCAAGTCTCTAGAACAGGAAGGCCTGGTAAACAAGTCGGTTATTCATTGCCTTTATGTATTAAAATAGTGGAGTCGTTGTGGAAAAGACAGGAGAAGTTTCGTATCCAGACTATGTTTGTCCTTGGGCACAACACCAAAAGAGATGCTGAAGGAAATGCATACCCAATTTTTAACGGTTTTCTGGTTAGTTTTATCACCTGGACATCCTTTATACTATGGTCTTCATAATGTGTAATTCATGTCAAAGAAGTAAAGAGGTATATGTGCTTGTTTTTCTTGCATGCTCACTTTCCATTAAGACCAAACAAAATGGGACCTACTCCTCTTTTAAAATGGTAACATGTAGCGTCTGATCTCCGCTGTACTACTCAATCATTTTCAGATGCATTGACTTCGTGTAATTTTTCTCATTGCTGCACAAGTGCCTTACACATATAAGGGTGAGGTAGCTagttttattgaaaatatacTTCATTTAATGAACTGTGCCATGCATTCTGATGAACTGTGctatcttttcttatttttatttttttttccctttgtaAGGTAGAAACAGCTACCGGATCTGTATTCCCAGCCTCTTTTGATGGAACTTCTAGATGTCCTGATGAAATAGTCCGGAGAATTCGTGTAACTGCATGCAATGATGATCCAAGTTGGAAGGGCAAGTTGCTGGAAACATATGACACGCTAACTGATAAATTTGTAGTTGCTCCATGCTGTTGGTAAGCCCTATCTTTTTGCAGCCCATATTTCTGCAGCTTTGCTTGCATTTAAATACTGTTATATAGCGATCTCAATTGCGAGCTTGCTTGTTTGCTTGACTGATGCAGGTCCAGGCATCAATTGCGTATTGCTTTGACATTTTACAGCCTATCAGATCCCGAGATTCTTTTCACATGTTCAACTTCACCTCTTG
The sequence above is drawn from the Punica granatum isolate Tunisia-2019 chromosome 5, ASM765513v2, whole genome shotgun sequence genome and encodes:
- the LOC116207566 gene encoding uncharacterized protein LOC116207566 isoform X1; the encoded protein is MPKEIPGFYYDEEKNRYFPVKGPIPGSNSTRKQPSSASSMPATDATSGRCRPNGSSISTLVQARELDGNALHLRTGKKWTCHFETEILNNQVSQPQVWSYDETDHVAEGALEIIPINMITPEGETQIPALLAGSIHGLLSFYVVGKAGEHLVYGVKSMSSRVWPQNGESESEKWAKPPVPLWRIPGAFHRLSSDISRIRSPRKPYSVTSTPCSTASYTLITTLGSDRFGGSVFVLNPVDPFDPHSRNSYLGVVHNVASFNYTIWTADCSSKKNQAVVGTNRGAALVDLENGKVSWVFHSGSDVLAQQFELSGNGVLCGLRNGAILTVDVREGPGASSARLRKHLIPCTPSNKNDRSSTRKWFKINGNIHPTSTTYMPKSVSSLLSLQLYDQYFLASSMDGSIKLYDQRLLGRGPLQSYEGHVNTHTHIQLGVDPSEKFVVSGGEDHSLRVWNIRSGKLLFEKKVFSSYPLTLCTQTDEGSTQERGSCMQYLHEQGNCWGSWHGSRGGLFYTRWC
- the LOC116207568 gene encoding protein N-terminal asparagine amidohydrolase isoform X2, translating into MIFIDGRPLMLASSSSSSPHPQGIEILNALMGHPTVLSSSHAFKDIPERKFTSSEESSSERPSQPNFVYLFQREYAAVDPAMVDFVGTDEATTCVGLAIRNRQSGMTSVAHMDSPDVVEIGLTQMLSLVVNNGSRAELDVHLIGGFEDAPAGVSNQVSRTGRPGKQVGYSLPLCIKIVESLWKRQEKFRIQTMFVLGHNTKRDAEGNAYPIFNGFLVETATGSVFPASFDGTSRCPDEIVRRIRVTACNDDPSWKGKLLETYDTLTDKFVVAPCCWSRHQLRIALTFYSLSDPEILFTCSTSPLAEGPDFVYNIRRRTEWWWVHLGLQAVGLFD
- the LOC116207568 gene encoding protein N-terminal asparagine amidohydrolase isoform X3, whose translation is MIFIDGRPLMLASSSSSSPHPQGIEILNALMGHPTVLSSSHAFKDIPERKFTSSEESSSERPSQPNFVYLFQREYAAVDPAMVDFVGTDEATTCVGLAIRNRQSGMTSVAHMDSPDVVEIGLTQMLSLVVNNGSRAELDVHLIGGFEDAPAGVSNQVSRTGRPGKQVGYSLPLCIKIVESLWKRQEKFRIQTMFVLGHNTKRDAEGNAYPIFNGFLVETATGSVFPASFDGTSRCPDEIVRRIRVTACNDDPSWKGKLLETYDTLTDKFVVAPCCWSRHQLRIALTFYSLSDPEILFTCSTSPLAEGPDFVYNIRRTEWWWVHLGLQAVGLFD
- the LOC116207566 gene encoding uncharacterized protein LOC116207566 isoform X2, whose amino-acid sequence is MPKEIPGFYYDEEKNRYFPVKGPIPGSNSTRKQPSSASSMPATDATSGRARELDGNALHLRTGKKWTCHFETEILNNQVSQPQVWSYDETDHVAEGALEIIPINMITPEGETQIPALLAGSIHGLLSFYVVGKAGEHLVYGVKSMSSRVWPQNGESESEKWAKPPVPLWRIPGAFHRLSSDISRIRSPRKPYSVTSTPCSTASYTLITTLGSDRFGGSVFVLNPVDPFDPHSRNSYLGVVHNVASFNYTIWTADCSSKKNQAVVGTNRGAALVDLENGKVSWVFHSGSDVLAQQFELSGNGVLCGLRNGAILTVDVREGPGASSARLRKHLIPCTPSNKNDRSSTRKWFKINGNIHPTSTTYMPKSVSSLLSLQLYDQYFLASSMDGSIKLYDQRLLGRGPLQSYEGHVNTHTHIQLGVDPSEKFVVSGGEDHSLRVWNIRSGKLLFEKKVFSSYPLTLCTQTDEGSTQERGSCMQYLHEQGNCWGSWHGSRGGLFYTRWC
- the LOC116207568 gene encoding protein N-terminal asparagine amidohydrolase isoform X1 gives rise to the protein MIFIDGRPLMLASSSSSSPHPQGIEILNALMGHPTVLSSSHAFKDIPERKFTSSEESSSERPSQPNFVYLFQREYAAVDPAMVDFVGTDEATTCVGLAIRNRQSGMTSVAHMDSPDVVEIGLTQMLSLVVNNGSRAELDVHLIGGFEDAPAGVSNQVSRTGRPGKQVGYSLPLCIKIVESLWKRQEKFRIQTMFVLGHNTKRDAEGNAYPIFNGFLVETATGSVFPASFDGTSRCPDEIVRRIRVTACNDDPSWKGKLLETYDTLTDKFVVAPCCWSRHQLRIALTFYSLSDPEILFTCSTSPLAEGPDFVYNIRRQWDYLIKHPDWRMTFPEKQPRVFARTNRGGWMRC